From Chloracidobacterium thermophilum B:
ACTGGCCAGGCAGATGACCCGCGTATCACCAAATTCGACCTGTACCGACCCTTCCGCGTACTTGTTGACATGTGGCGTCAACTGTACCGTTCGCAGGGCATTGGGGGCGCGCCCACCACTTCGCATGGCTGATGTCTTCCGGTTGTTCTGGATGTTGTCCGCGTTGTTTCACAACTCCGGCAACGTGACAAGCCCCTTGTATCAGGAGAGGGCACGTTCGGGAGCAGGCAAAGCCACTTCAGCCGGCGACGGCGCGTTCCACGGCCGCAACGACGCGCTCCCAGGTGGCGTCGGTCATTTCCGGCCAGATCGGCAGACTCAGGACTTCAGCCGCAGCCGTCTCACTCACGGGTTGGGGCGGAAAGCATCCGGCATAGACCGGAAGCCGGTGGATAGGCGTCGGGTAGTACACCATGGTTCCGATGCCCTGCACCTGGAGCGCCTGCCGGATGGCGTCCCGCCGCTCCCGTGGAAGGCGTACGGTGTACTGGTGGAAAACGTGCCCCGGAGTGACGGCCGGCGGCGTCACCCCAGGCAGTGAGGCGAGCCGGGCCGTATATCGCTCGGCCAGGCGTCGCCGGGCGGCGTTCCAGCCGGTCACATAGGGCAGTTTCACCCGCAGGATGGCCGCCTGAAGGCCATCGAGCCGCGAGTTGTAGCCGAGCATTTCGTTCTGGTAAGGCACAAGAGAGCCATGCGAGCGCAGCTTGCGGGCGCGTTCGGCAAGGCGGGCGTCGTTGGTGACAATGAGACCGCCATCGCCATACGCACCCAGATTTTTCGACGGGTAGAACGAAAACGCGCCCATCGTGCCCAGCGTCCCGACATAGCGCCCGTGCAGCCGCTTCTGGGTCGTCGGATGACAGCCCTGCCCGTTACAGCCGGCACATGGCGGCAGGTACTGTGCTCCAAACGCCTGGGCAGCATCCTCAATCACGGCCAGTCCATAACGTTCGGCCAGCTCCAGCAACGCGCCCATAGCTGCCGGACGCCCAAAAAGATGCACGGGCAGCAGAGCCTGGGTGCGGCTGGTGATCCGGGATGCCACGGCGTGTGGATCAAGGTTGAAGCTTTCGGCTTCGATGTCGGCAAAAACCGGCGTGGCCCCGACCAGACTGATGGCCTCGGCCGTGGCAAAGAAGGAAAACGGCGTGGTGATGACCTCGTCGCCCGGACCGATGTCGAGCGCTCGCAGGGCGATGACAAGCGCATCTGTGCCGGAGTTGACGCCCACGGCATGCGCCACACCCAGATGGTTAGCCACTTCATCCTCGAAGGCGGCCACTTCCTCACCCAGAACGAACTGGCGCGACCGGCACACCCGCTCAAAGGCCGCCTGAAGTGCCGGACGCAGCGCCTGGTACTGGGGTTCAAGGTCGAGAATCGGCACGAAGCCGTCGGGCATGGGCGTTGTTTCAGAGCAGGTCTTCGGCAAGCGGTTTGGCCAGCTCGGCCCGGGCGGCGACTTCGTTGAACTCCAGTCCAAAAGCAGCGCAGGCCGACTGTACCTCGTGAAGGGTGATGTCCGGCCGACCATACCACTCCCGCGCCCGTCCGACGACATGTGCTGCCTTGCGTGCCACTTCCTGTTCCGGCGTGAGCGTGCCGCTGCGTTTGAGGCGTGACTTGATCGGGGCTGATACCAGATGCAGTTCCGGCGCACTGTGCTCGGCCACGACCGGTTCGGGCGGACTGTGGCGGCTCTCGGCCGGGTCGCTGGAGTGATCGTTGCGGTCGGCGGATTTGAGGATTTCAGCCAGTCGCCGCGACAGCCGCGAGGTGTCCAGTTGCGTGCCGGGGGCGTGTCCGGGCGTACGGTCAGGGGCGTCCGAAGTGGCTTTGCCGTTCCCGGCTGTGAGTGGTTCCGGTCCGGGCAGTGGCGCTTCACCGTGGCGGGCACCCGGTGGATTGGAAGTCGGGGTTTCCCGCGCCCGGGCCGCCGCTTCGACCTGCTCGAACAGTTTTGCCAGCCGGGACTTTTCGGAAACCTGGGAAGGCGTCTCACGGTAGGCCACCGGGACAGCAGCCTGACCGTTCAGTGGTGCATTCGGGGTAAAGCGGTTCAATGGCTCGGCTGCCGGTGGCGACAGCGCCGCTTCCGACGGGCCGGATGGCCTGGCGTGGAGACCCTCATAAACCGGCAACAGGGCTGCTGCCAGCAGTTCATAGCGATCATCGAGGTTGCGCGTGTCGAGAATGTCACGAATGGCGTCCAGCGCCTGACGAAAAACCGTCTGGGTTTCGGACGACATCGTGGCCGCCAGCGCCGTGCCTTCAAGCTGGAGGCGGCCGTACCAGGACAGAAGCGCCTCATGGTCAGACACCGGCGGCAGGCGGAGACAGCGCAGCAGCGCCACGGCCCGGGTGTCGAGGGGCGCTGTCGGTTCAGAGGCAGTGTCACTGATGATGGAGCGTGTAAATGACGTGGATTTGCCCGCAGGAAGCTCCGGGGGAAGCGCCCGGTGACGATCCGCGCCGGTGCGAGCCTCGCCGGTGCGTGCGCCAAGACGGAAAGCCAGCAGCGCACCACCCACGGCCACGACCTGTCCTGCCAGCCCCAGCACTACGAAAAACAGCAGTTGCACTTCGTGATTCATCGTGCTGCTCACTTGTGAAATAAGGTCGGACGCAACGTGGAGACCAGCTCGTTATGTATGGCCGTGCTGTTGCACGCTTTCTCTTTCACCGTACATTGCCGGATGCGGCAAGCCAAGTTTCGTTTTGTAAGGTCTCATACATTTCATCATAACGGCGTCCTGTGGCATCCGGGCCGGACAAGGCGGGCCCGATGCCTGCCCGTGCCTGCCTTGTCGTCCCGGTCATCGTCATTTACCGTCGCGGATACGCGCCTTATCCCGGCGTATGCACCCTCTGTTTCAAGGAGGCCCCACAGTGGTGGCTCAAATTCTGGATGGGGCTTTGGTGGCCTCAAAACTCAATACCGAAACGGCTGCGCGGTGTGCTGACCTGACGGCGCGGGGCGTCCGGCCGGGGCTGGCCGCCGTGCTGGTCGGTGACAACCCGGCATCGCGTACCTATGTGAGCAGCAAAGCCAAAACCTGTACGCGGCTTGGGCTGTATTCGGAAGTCGTGACGTTGCCGGCGGAGACGACGACGGCCGAACTACTGGCGCTGGTTGCCACGCTCAACACCCGGACGGACATTCACGGCATCCTTGTCCAGATGCCGCTGCCGGCGCAGATTGATGCACAGGTCGTCATCCGGGCGATTGACCCGGAAAAAGACGTGGACGGTTTTCATCCGGTCAACGTCGGGCGTCTGGCGCTCAGGCAGGAAGGCTTCGTGCCATGTACGCCGGCCGGTGTCCTGGCTTTGCTTGACCATTACGACCTGCCACTGCGTGGGCAGCGCGCGGTGGTGCTGGGGCGGAGCACGATTGTCGGGCTGCCGCTTTCACTGTTGCTGCTCCACCGGGACGCCACCGTGACGATATGCCACTCACGGACAACCGACCTGGCGGCTGTGGCCCGGTCGGCAGACATTCTCATTGCGGCCATCGGGCGGACGGCCTTCGTCACGGAAACCTTCATCCGTCCCGGCGCGGTGGTCATTGATGTGGGCATCAACCAGGTGACGACCCAGGCGGATGTCCAGGCGTACTTTGGTGATGATCCGGCGCGTCTGGCCGACCTGGAAAAGAAAGGCTACACGTTGATTGGAGATGTGCATCCGCGCCAGGCGGCCGAGGTGGCTGGTTACATGACGCCGGTGCCGGGCGGCATCGGCCCGCTGACCATCGCCATGCTCATGCGCAACACCGTCCTGGCTGCCGAACGCGCTTGCCGCCGGTAGGGAATGGTTCATAATCGCCCGTGGTTCTTCCCCCACAAAGTATCAGAGCCATGTTTTCGCTTGCCTGTGGCGCATTGTCATGAAGGAGCCTTTGGACGCGCGTTTCTACATTGCGCCAATGCTGGAAAGCGACTTGCCGGCCGTCGTTGAACTGGAGCGCCTGGCAGGGCTGAGCCGGTGGGGATATGACGGCTACCGCACCGAGTTACTTCACAACCCGTTGGCCGTCATGCTGGTCGTACGGGGACAGTCGCCGTTTCTGCGCCGTTCCATCTACGGATTTCTGGCCGGACGGGTGCAGCTTTCGGCCCGGCACGACGGCCGCGAGCTGCACATTGCCAACATCGCCGTCTATCCCGAAGTCCAGCGCCGGGGTTTGGGGCGGCGGCTTCTGAAAGAAGCGCTCTACACGGGCCGCCTGTACGGTGCGACGACGGCTTTTCTCGAAGTGCGCCAGTCAAACCATGGCGCCCAGGCCCTGTATGCGTCGCTGGGGTTTGTCACCACGGCGCGCAAGCGCAACTTCTATACAGACCCGCCCGAAGATGGACTGCTGATGGAGTTGACCCTATGAGGTGTCCAGCCAGGGCCGGCAGGAGTGACGCTGCACTGGCAACAGACTCAGCCCATCCGCTTGTCCGGCGCTGACTTGGCCGGGCGGCAGGGAAGCTTTTACGATGGGCGCACAATTGCCGCGCCCTGAAACAGCCTGACACCTCCCGGAAAGCGAGTCGCCATGAACTATCGTGAAATACCGGAAGCCCTGACCTTCGATGACGTTCTGCTCGTGCCGGCCAAAAGCGACGTTCTTCCGGCCGAGACCGACACCACCACCCGTTTTTCCCGGCGCATTCGGATCAACATCCCCATCGTCAGCGCAGCGATGGATACGGTCACGGAAGCGGCCATGGCGATTGCCCTGGCCCAGCAGGGCGGGCTGGGGGTGATTCACAAAAATATGTCCATTGAGGCGCAGCGCAGCGAGGTGGACAAGGTCAAACGCTCCGAAAGCGGCATGATTGTCGATCCGGTCACGATGACGCCTGACCGCCCCATTTCAGAGGCTTTGGCCATCATGGCGAAGTTTCACATTTCGGGCGTTCCGGTGGTACGGCCGGAAGATGGGCGGCTCGTCGGCATTCTCACCAACCGCGACCTGCGTTTCGAGACACGTCTGGAGTTGCCCATCGGCGAAGTGATGACCAAGGAGAACCTCATTACCGTGCCGGTCGGGACAACGCTTCAGGAAGCGCGTGGCATTTTGCAGAAACACCGGGTCGAAAAGCTGCTCGTTGTGGATGAGGAATTTCGTCTCAGGGGGCTGATTACGGTCAAGGACATCCAGAAGGCGATTCGCTATCCGAACGCGACGAAAGATGACCTGGGGCGGCTGCGGACGGCAGCGGCCATTGGCGCGACAGGCGACTATCTGGAGCGGGCGGCCGAACTTGTGGCGGCGCGGGTGGATGCCTTGGTCATTGACACGGCGCATGGCCATTCGACCCGCGTGCTGGAAGCCGTCCGCCAGATCAAGCGGCGGTTTCCCGAGGTTGACCTTGTGGCCGGAAACGTGGCCACCGGGGAAGCCACCCGCGAACTCATCGCGGCCGGAGTGGATGGCGTCAAGGTGGGGATTGGCCCCGGCTCAATTTGTACCACACGCATCGTCGCCGGGATCGGCGTTCCACAGGTGACGGCCATTCTGGACTGTGCCGCCGCCGCCCGCGAAGCTGACCTGCCGGTGATTGGCGATGGCGGCATCAAGTTTTCCGGCGACATCACCAAGGCGCTAGCTGCTGGTGCGGATGCCGTCATGATCGGCTCGCTCTTTGCCGGAACGGATGAAAGCCCCGGCGAGCTGATTCTCTACCAGGGGCGCAGTTTCAAGGCGTACCGGGGCATGGGGTCGCTGGCAGCGATGAAAGAAGGCAGCCGCGACCGCTATGCCCAGGACATGGAGACCGTCGAATCAAAACTCGTCCCGGAAGGCATCGAAGGCAAAGTGCCTTACAAGGGGTCACTGGCAGCGCTGGTGACACAGTTGGTGGGTGGCGTGCGCGCCGGCATGGGATATGTTGGCTGCCGAACCATTGCCGAACTCCAAACCAATGCCCGGTTCGTCAAGATTACGGCGGCGGGCCTGCGCGAAAGTCACGTTCACGATGTCATCATCACCAAGGAAGCACCCAACTACCGGCTTGAAAGCCTGCCGTAGGACAGCCCTGACCATAGCGGCCAGGCTGTCCGCTCTACAGCAGTTCGCTGGTGGCAAAGAAAAAGGCCACTTCGGTTGTGGCGTTTTCGGGTGAATCCGACCCGTGGACGGCATTTTCGCCGACATCCGTTCCGAAGTCGCCCCGGATGGTGCCCTTGGGAGCATCTTTTGAGTTGGTTGGTCCCATAAGGTCGCGCCAGGCGCGAACGGCGTCTTCTTTTTCCAGGGCCATGACGACCACGGGCCCCGAACACATGAAATCAACCAGTTCCCCAAAAAACGGCCGCTCGCGGTGAACGGCGTAAAAACCTTCGGCCTGTGGCCGGGTCAGGTGCATCAGGCGCATGCCGCGCAGACGAAAACCGGCATCGGTGATGCGCTGGATGATGTGACCGGTGTTGCCGGCACGCACGGCGTCGGGTTTGATGATGGCAAGCGTCGTTTCAAGCGACATGGCGGTGGTGTCTCCATCCGACATCATGAAATGTGCCGCAGGTTAGCGATGTCCGGCGGCGGATGGCAACCGGAGTGAGCTGAAGCTGCCCCAGGTCTAAGCCGTATGGCCGATGACAGCAGCAACTTTGGCGCCGATGTCCGCTGGGCTTTCGACCACGTGCATGCCGGCGGCACGCATGGCTTCCATTTTTTCGGCGGCCGTGCCCTTGCCGCCGGCAATGATGGCACCAGCGTGTCCCATGCGGCGGCCGGGCGGAGCCGTGCGGCCGGCAACGAATCCAATGACCGGCTTGGTCATTTCCTGCCGGACGAAAGCCGCTGCGGTTTCCTCATCCGTACCGCCGATTTCGCCAATCATGACAACGGCATCGGTGTCCGGGTCGGCCTGGAACAGACGCAGGACATCCACGAAGCGCAGGCCAATGATGGGGTCGCCACCGATGCCGACACAGGTGGACTGTCCCAGTCCAAGCTGGGTGAGCTGGTGAACGGCCTCGTAGGTCAGCGTCCCACTGCGGGAGACAACGCCAATCCGGCCGGGGCGGTGGATGTGCGCCGGCATGATGCCCACCTTGCACTCACCCGGCGTGATGACGCCCGGACAGTTGGGGCCAATCAGCCCTGTGCCGCGCTTTTTGACGAAGTCGAACGCCCGCATCATGTCCACCGTCGGGATGCCTTCGGTAATGCAGACGATGAGGGCAATGCCGGCTTCGGCGGCTTCCATGATGGCATCCGCGCCAAAGGCCGGCGGCACATAAATCACACTGACGTTGGCTCCGGTGGCGGCCACGGCCTGGGCCACAGTGTCGAATACCGGCGTGCCTTCGTGAACCGTGCCACCCTTGTTGGGCGTCACCCCGGCAACGACGTTCGTGCCGTAATCCTTCATCTGGCGGGTATGAAAGGTGCCTTCACGCCCGGTAATGCCCTGTACCACAAGACGGGTCTCTTTGTTGACCAGAATACTCATAAGCAATATGACGGGCCGCTGCTGCGTGAATGTGCCATTCACGTGCAGGGCGGAAAAGGGACTCAGAACCTGAGTCGGATGTATTTGAACGGCGACTGGCGCACGTCATAAAGGGTTTTGGTGAGTTCAGCCGTGAATTCGGCAAGTTCGCGCCGCAGACGCCCATCGTGGAGAAACTTGCCGGCGCTGCCTTCCTGCTGTTCGAGCTGTTTTTGAATACAGGTGAAGTGGGTGCGCGTCGTCTGGAGCCGCTGACGGAAGGCATCTTCTCTGGCGAAGCGTCCCAGTGCACCCCGTTCGGCCGTCTGCTGCAGGGTGGTCAGGCGGGCCGCCAGACGGTCGTACCGGCTCTGAAGGGCCGTAACCCGTTCGCGCCAGGTCGGATCGGCAAAGAACTGACCGGCTGTGCCACGGCCGCGCTCGATGTCGGCCCGCAGCCGGTTGGCCGCGGTCTGAAGTGCCGTCACCCGTGGTTGCAATCGCCGGCGCGTGACGGAGGCAAACCCGCTGCCGGTCTGAAGCGCCTGCTGAAGTCCGGTCAACTCGGCCTGAAACTGGGCCATCTGGTTGGCGAGTTCACGCCGTTTGAGGACGGCCCCCAAAGTGCCTGCCCCACGTTCAAGTCGTTGCTGAACGGCGAGGAGCCGTTCACGCATCACCTCGAAATTGGCGTTGACCTGAGCGCCACGCAACGCAATGGTGCGTGAATCGCCTTCAATCCGTCCGGCAATGAAGTCCCCTTCAGCTACGAGTGGCGCAGCAGCGCTGCCGGGGATGATGTCCACAATCCGGTCGGCCAGGGTGCCGTCGCGTTTGAGAACGGCAACCGCGTCCCGGTGAATGAGTTGCGCCGCACTCAGCCCCGTCAGACGCCGGTCAATCCCGAGCGTAACCTGCACCTGTGGCGTGTCCCACTGCACAGCTTGTTGCACACCGGTGAACTCGATGCGCTGCACGGCCCCGACCTTGACCCCGGACAGCCGGACTTCAGCTCCCGGCCGCAGTCCGTCCACCTCGTGGAACGTCACGCAGAGCAAAAAGCGATGGCGCTCCTGGTACGTCTGCCAGGCCGCCGCCGCCGCCACGATGGAAAGTGCCACCACCACCAGCCAGAACGTGCGCCGCTTGGCTGGTTCATAGCGTTCAGCGCTGCGGGTCGGAGCAATCTCTTCGGTTGGCGAGGGAGAAGCCATAACGGCAGGCACCAGATGAGGTCAACCAAAAGCGCCCAGAGCATAGTGCGCCGAACGATGTAGAGGCAATCCCCGCCCAAATAACAAAACTTTTCTGGAACATCTTTCGCCGGAAACGGTATAGCTTGCCTGCCAATACCCTGAAGCTGTCCTGCCCGGGACGCCCCCCCTTGCGCGGCTACGCCAACACCCTGCCAGTTCTCACCCGACACACATCATGCAACGTCGCTTTTCCTGCTTTCGCCTGTGTTCGTTCCTGGCGTTGACCTTCACCTGGACTACTTTTGGTGCCGCCCAGGAAACGTCACCTCCTCTGCTGGCGCGCACGCCAACCGCCAACCGGACACACATTGTGTTTTCCTTTGCCGGTGATCTGTGGCGCGTGCCACGCACCGGCGGCGAGGCTGTCCGCCTGACGAATCACCCCGGCATCGAGTCAGACCCGATTTTTTCGCCTGATGGCAGTCTCATTGCCTTCACGGGGCAGTATGACGGCAACACGGATGTCTATGTCATGCCGGCAACCGGTGGCATTCCGCAGCGCCTGACCTATCACCCAGACACCGACCGGGCCGTGGGGTGGACGCCCGACGGCAAGCGGGTGCTCTTTGCCAGCCCGCGCCTGAGTGAATCCGGGCGGACCCAACGCCTGTTTACCGTGGACAAAAACGGTGGCCCGGCTGAACCGCTCCCCCTGCCGATGGCCACCCACGGCAGCTTCTCACCGGACGGTTCCCGGCTGGTGTATGAACCCGTACCCCGCGCCTTTGCCGCCTGGAAACGCTATCGCGGCGGACGGGCGTCGTATCTCTGGGTAGCCAATCTGGCCGATTCGAGCGTTACGAAAATCCCGCGTACCGACACCAATGACTTCAACCCGATGTGGATTGGAAAGGCAATTTACTTTCTTTCCGACCGCAACGGCCCGGTGACACTCTTTGCTTATGACCCGGCTTCCGGCAAGGTGACGCCGGTGCTCAAAAACGACGGACTCGACATCAAATCCGCCTCAGTGGCGGTGGGTGGTGAAGAAGCCATTGTCTATGAACAGTTTGGCGGACTGCACCTCCTGGATGTGAAAAGCGGACGCCACACGCCGGTCAACGTCACGCTCGCAGGCGACATCAGCACGGTACGTCCGCGCTTCGAGAAAGTCGGCTCACAGATTACGAACGCGGCTGTCTCGCCGAATGGTCTGCGCGTAGCCTTTGAAGCCCGGGGCGACATTCTGACCGTCCCGGCCGAAAAGGGTTCGATCCGCAACCTCACGGCGACGCCCGGCGTCGCCGAGCGCGACCCGGCCTGGTCGCCCGATGGCAAGTGGGTGGCGTACTTTTCCGACGCCTCCGGTGAGTATGAGCTGCACCTGCGCGAACAAACCGGCCTTGGCGAACTCAAGGTCATCAGGCTGGAGCCGTCGTTTTACTACGCGCCCACCTGGTCGCCGGATAGCAGGAAGATCGCCTTCACCGACAAGCGGCTCAACTTCTGGCTTGTGGATATTGAAAACGGCGTCCCGGTGAAGTTTGACACCGCGCGCCGCACCGGCGGGGCCGGGTTCCGTCTGCGGGGCGGTCTGTCCTGGTCGCCCGACAGCCGCTGGATTGCCTACACCAAGCCAATGCCCTCGGCCTACAGCGCAGCTTTCGTCTATGGACTTGAAAGCAAGCAGGTGACGCAACTTACAGACGCCGCCAGCGATGTCACCCACGCCGTCTTTGACCGCAACGGCAAGTCTCTCTACCTGCTGTCGAGCACCAACATCGGCCCGGCCATCAACGGTTTCGACATGTCGAGCTACGCCCACCGGAACGACACCGTGCGGTCGGTGCACGCCGTCGTACTGCGCAAAACCGATCCTTCTCCCGTGGCCCCGGAAAGTGACGACGAAAAAACCGCCGAAGACCGCAAGCCCGGTGACGGCAACCCGTCCGAAGCCACATCCGCACCGGCTGGTGGCTCACCCGGCATGGGGGCAACGGGACGCCCAGGGGAAAAAGCGAAAGAGCCGCCCAGGGTCACGATTGATTTCGAGGGACTCAGCCAGCGCATCGTGGCGCTGCCCATCCCGGCCCGCGCCTTCGTCGGTTTCGATGCCGGCAAACCCAACATCCTGTACCTGTATGAGTCCGCCATGGGCATGCCGGAGATGACGGGCCTCATTGTCCACAGGTTCGATGTCGAAAAGCGCAAGCTGGAAAAGCTGCTGGAAGGCGTCACCAGTTTTCAGCCGACGGCCAACGGCGAGAAGTGCCTGTACCGGCAGAGTCAGCGGCCGGGTCAGGGGCAGGCGCCAAACCAGGCACAAAGCTGGTTCATTGCCTCGCTGACGGCGCCCATCAAACCCGGCGAGGGCCGGCTGCGCACTGACGATATGGAAGTACGGGTCGAGCCGCGCCAGGAGTGGGAGCAGATGTACCGCGAGGTGTGGCGGCTGGAACGCGATTTCTTCTACGACCCAAACCACCACGGACTGAACCTGCCGGCCACGGCGCGGAAATACGAGCCGTATCTCAAAGGCGTGATGCACCGCGCCGACCTGAACTACCTGTTTGACGAAATGCTCGGCGAGCTGAGCGTCGGACACCTCTACGTCCGGGGTGGCGACATCCCGGAAGTCAGGCGCGTGCCCGGCGGTCTGCTGGGTGCTGACTATGTGGTTGAAAACGGCCGCTACCGCATTGCCCGGATTTACGAAGGCGAAAACTGGAATCCGCAGCTTCGCGCGCCGTTGACCCAACCCGGCGTCAACGTCAACGTCGGGGACTACCTGCTGGCGGTCAACGGCGTTGACGTTGTGGCCACGGAAGACATATACCGCTACTTCGAGGGCACCGCCGACAAACAGGTGGTGCTCAAGGTCGGCCCCAACCCGGACGGAAGCCAGTCCCGCACGGTGACGGTCGTCCCAGTGGCCAGCGAAGCGAGCCTGCGCAATCTCGCCTGGATTGAAGCCAACCGGCGGCGCGTTGCCGAACTGAGCAACGGCCGGCTGGCATACCTCTGGCTGCCGGACACCGCCGCTGGCGGCTACACGAACTTCAACCGCTACTTTTTTTCGCAACTCGACAAACAGGGCGCCGTCGTGGACGAACGCTTCAACGGCGGCGGACAGGCTGCCGACTACATCATTGACTACCTGCGCAAACCGCTGCTGAGCTACTGGGCCGTCCGGGATGGCGAAGACTTCCGTACGCCGTTCGGAACGCTGCCCGGCCCGAAGGTCATGATCATCAACGAGTATGCCGGTTCCGGGGGCGACCTGATGCCGTGGATGTTCCGGCAACTGGGCATTGGCCCGCTGGTTGGCAAGCGCACCTGGGGCGGCCTCGTCGGGATTGGCGGCTACCCGGCGCTGATGGACGGCGGCACCGTGACCGCACCGCACTTTGCCTTTTATTCGCCGGAAGGGAAGTGGGAAATCGAAAACCGGGGGGTTGCGCCTGACATCGAAGTGGAGCTTGACCCGCAGGCGTGGCGTGCCGGACGCGATACGCAACTCGAACGGGCCGTAGCCGTCGCGCTGGAGGCGCTGACCAAAAATCCGCCGCCAGCCAGGCCAAAGCGGCCGGACTATCCGAACTATCACCGCAAAAAGTAACTCACCCAAGCCGTTGGTAACGGGTGCAAAGGCGGACAGCACCTTTGGCGGCGAAGCCACCTCCGCCGCCAAAGTGTTTTCCGGCTGGATGTGAGACCGGCTAGCTGGCCGGCGGCGTGGCCCCCGGCTGCCGGAGACGCACGAGCCGCCAGCCGCCATACACGAGTAGAAGGACACCAACGCCAGCGCGAAACGTCAGACCGGTCGGGGACGCCAGCCCCCATTCGAGCAGATACCACGTTCCGACAAGCACGAAAAAGACCGGCACCAGCCACTCCAGCGGGGAACGACGTGGTTTCTTTTCAGGCATCAACGGCGTAGTCTCTTTTCACAGACGGGTTTGGGGCTAAAACCATGCCATGGTCTGACCAGCCGGCCAAAAGCCGGCACCGTTAGACGCAGATTTTTTGAGGAAGTGCCGTGGAACTGGCCGGAAGGATTGCCCTGGTGACAGGTGGGGCGCGCCGTTTGGGGGCGGCCATGGTGCGCGCCCTTGTGGCGCAGGGCGTTCACGTGG
This genomic window contains:
- a CDS encoding DegT/DnrJ/EryC1/StrS family aminotransferase, with product MPDGFVPILDLEPQYQALRPALQAAFERVCRSRQFVLGEEVAAFEDEVANHLGVAHAVGVNSGTDALVIALRALDIGPGDEVITTPFSFFATAEAISLVGATPVFADIEAESFNLDPHAVASRITSRTQALLPVHLFGRPAAMGALLELAERYGLAVIEDAAQAFGAQYLPPCAGCNGQGCHPTTQKRLHGRYVGTLGTMGAFSFYPSKNLGAYGDGGLIVTNDARLAERARKLRSHGSLVPYQNEMLGYNSRLDGLQAAILRVKLPYVTGWNAARRRLAERYTARLASLPGVTPPAVTPGHVFHQYTVRLPRERRDAIRQALQVQGIGTMVYYPTPIHRLPVYAGCFPPQPVSETAAAEVLSLPIWPEMTDATWERVVAAVERAVAG
- a CDS encoding bifunctional 5,10-methylenetetrahydrofolate dehydrogenase/5,10-methenyltetrahydrofolate cyclohydrolase is translated as MVAQILDGALVASKLNTETAARCADLTARGVRPGLAAVLVGDNPASRTYVSSKAKTCTRLGLYSEVVTLPAETTTAELLALVATLNTRTDIHGILVQMPLPAQIDAQVVIRAIDPEKDVDGFHPVNVGRLALRQEGFVPCTPAGVLALLDHYDLPLRGQRAVVLGRSTIVGLPLSLLLLHRDATVTICHSRTTDLAAVARSADILIAAIGRTAFVTETFIRPGAVVIDVGINQVTTQADVQAYFGDDPARLADLEKKGYTLIGDVHPRQAAEVAGYMTPVPGGIGPLTIAMLMRNTVLAAERACRR
- a CDS encoding GNAT family N-acetyltransferase; this translates as MKEPLDARFYIAPMLESDLPAVVELERLAGLSRWGYDGYRTELLHNPLAVMLVVRGQSPFLRRSIYGFLAGRVQLSARHDGRELHIANIAVYPEVQRRGLGRRLLKEALYTGRLYGATTAFLEVRQSNHGAQALYASLGFVTTARKRNFYTDPPEDGLLMELTL
- the guaB gene encoding IMP dehydrogenase translates to MNYREIPEALTFDDVLLVPAKSDVLPAETDTTTRFSRRIRINIPIVSAAMDTVTEAAMAIALAQQGGLGVIHKNMSIEAQRSEVDKVKRSESGMIVDPVTMTPDRPISEALAIMAKFHISGVPVVRPEDGRLVGILTNRDLRFETRLELPIGEVMTKENLITVPVGTTLQEARGILQKHRVEKLLVVDEEFRLRGLITVKDIQKAIRYPNATKDDLGRLRTAAAIGATGDYLERAAELVAARVDALVIDTAHGHSTRVLEAVRQIKRRFPEVDLVAGNVATGEATRELIAAGVDGVKVGIGPGSICTTRIVAGIGVPQVTAILDCAAAAREADLPVIGDGGIKFSGDITKALAAGADAVMIGSLFAGTDESPGELILYQGRSFKAYRGMGSLAAMKEGSRDRYAQDMETVESKLVPEGIEGKVPYKGSLAALVTQLVGGVRAGMGYVGCRTIAELQTNARFVKITAAGLRESHVHDVIITKEAPNYRLESLP
- the ndk gene encoding nucleoside-diphosphate kinase, with the translated sequence MSLETTLAIIKPDAVRAGNTGHIIQRITDAGFRLRGMRLMHLTRPQAEGFYAVHRERPFFGELVDFMCSGPVVVMALEKEDAVRAWRDLMGPTNSKDAPKGTIRGDFGTDVGENAVHGSDSPENATTEVAFFFATSELL
- the sucD gene encoding succinate--CoA ligase subunit alpha, giving the protein MSILVNKETRLVVQGITGREGTFHTRQMKDYGTNVVAGVTPNKGGTVHEGTPVFDTVAQAVAATGANVSVIYVPPAFGADAIMEAAEAGIALIVCITEGIPTVDMMRAFDFVKKRGTGLIGPNCPGVITPGECKVGIMPAHIHRPGRIGVVSRSGTLTYEAVHQLTQLGLGQSTCVGIGGDPIIGLRFVDVLRLFQADPDTDAVVMIGEIGGTDEETAAAFVRQEMTKPVIGFVAGRTAPPGRRMGHAGAIIAGGKGTAAEKMEAMRAAGMHVVESPADIGAKVAAVIGHTA
- a CDS encoding MlaD family protein, which produces MASPSPTEEIAPTRSAERYEPAKRRTFWLVVVALSIVAAAAAWQTYQERHRFLLCVTFHEVDGLRPGAEVRLSGVKVGAVQRIEFTGVQQAVQWDTPQVQVTLGIDRRLTGLSAAQLIHRDAVAVLKRDGTLADRIVDIIPGSAAAPLVAEGDFIAGRIEGDSRTIALRGAQVNANFEVMRERLLAVQQRLERGAGTLGAVLKRRELANQMAQFQAELTGLQQALQTGSGFASVTRRRLQPRVTALQTAANRLRADIERGRGTAGQFFADPTWRERVTALQSRYDRLAARLTTLQQTAERGALGRFAREDAFRQRLQTTRTHFTCIQKQLEQQEGSAGKFLHDGRLRRELAEFTAELTKTLYDVRQSPFKYIRLRF